The Nitrospirae bacterium YQR-1 genomic interval GATTAACTTTGTTGGCTTCGTCTAAAGCTCCTTGACGTCTCCCCTAAAGGGGAATCCCCTGTTAAGGGGAGGTGTCGCTTTTTCCTTGCCGCCTCGTTACTCTTTTGACTGCAACTTGGTATTAGGAAAGGGATTGCAAGTGAGCTCTGGCGGTTTCCACTTTTGCACTTTGCTCGGGGGAGTTCTTTGCCTCTGATATAAAAAGTTTCCAATATAATATGGCTTCCTCGTTTTTCCCAAGATGTTCTGAAGACAGTGCGAGATTAAAAAGCGCATCAAGAGTATTTCTGTTTAGTTTATATGCTTTTTTGTAGTCGGCGGCGGCCGCCTCAAAATTGCCCATAGCAAAGTGCGCATTTCCACGGCTTTGGTAGGCTTTGACATAGTTAGGCTTAACACGAATAGCCTCTCCGTAGTCTGCAACGGCTTCATCGAGTTTGCCAAGTTTTCTTAAAACAACACCACGGTTAAAGTACGCTTCAGCATAGTTTTCATCAAGCTCTATCGCCTTAGTGTAATCCTCCGCCGCTTTTTCGTTGCGTCCTGTGGCAAAGTATGTTACCCCGCGGTTGTAGTACGTCTCGGCTGATGCAGGGTTTAATCTTAAAGAATCTTTAAAATCCTTTATTGCCTCATCAAATTTACCCAAAGCATGATATGTGCTCCCGCGGCCTCTGTATGCGTCCGGATTTGATGCTTTTAGCCTTATGGCTGCATTAAAGCACTCAAGTGCCTCATTATAGTACTTTAGGTTGAAAAGAGATATCCCCTTGTTAATAAGTTCCCACGATTTTTTAATAACCGATTTATCATCCTGATACACCCTTGAGCCGGTAAATGAATGATACATGTCGTTAAGTTCATCTCTGATAATGCTAAAATCGCTGTACCTTTTGTTTTTGTCCTTTTTAAGGCAGGTACCTATTAAGGCAGAGAGCCTGGCCGGTAAATCGGGGATTGGTTTAGGTGTTACATTTATGTGAAGTTGTTTAATTTCATCAAGTGTTGCGGCTGCAAACGGCGGGTTCCCTGTAATCATTTCATAGAAAACACAACCAAACGCATAGATATCGGCTCTTACATCCAACTCCTTACACAACCACTGCTCAGGAGACATATAGTAGGGAGTACCGACAATCGTACCAACCTGGGTAAGAGAAAAATCCTCCGGCTCATCATCATTTTTGCGCTTTTTATCTGCTTTAGCCTCCGGCTCCAGTGCTAACTTTACAAGGCCGAAATCTGTAATTTTTAATACCCTCTCCGCTGTAACCATTATATTTGCCGGTTTTACATCCCTGTAAATAAAGGGACGCTTCATTTCCTTAAACTTTGTAGAGGCGTGGACCATACCGTTACAAAACTGTAAAGCAAAGTTAACACTGCCGGGCAAGTCAATGCCGCCCTTTCTTATCCAGCCCTTAAGCTCCGCTCCGTACTTTTCATTTCCCTCTATGTACTCAAGACAGATAAACGGCAAGTCCTCAATCTTTGTAACGTACTCCGCAACAACTATGTTTTGATGTTTTTCAAGCCGCACCCACGTCTCCGCCTCCCACATAAACCGTGCACTGAGGGTTTTACTGCTTAAGTACCGCTCCTGAAGCGTTTTAAGTGCTACCCTTTTTTTGAATTTGCGGTCATAACAAAGATATACGATTCCCATACCACCGGCCTTTATGTCTATGATCTCATAGCGCCTAGTGATTTCATCACCCTGTTTCCATTTGCTGTCAACTAATGAGCCCATATCTCGCTTTCTATTGTAACACAGGTGTTTTTTTTAGTGTAATTTTAACACACTGACCGTGTTGACTCAGGGCGCCCTCCAAATGTATTATCTATATATCTATCTTTAATATGCTTTTGACAATGACTACTAAATTGTGCTGATAATGTTTTGGTGCAGCTTACATAATAATATTTCATAAAGGATACACATGAACAATGTTGCTACAGGGAAGCAGGGGGAAAAATTAGCCGGTGAGTTTATAAAAAAGCTGGGGTATCAGATTTTAGAAAAAAATTACAAGAATAAAATAGGTGAAATTGATATAATAGCAAAGGACGGCGACTGTGTTGTCTTTATAGAGGTGAAAACGAGGCTCAATGATACATTTGGAATGCCGGTTGAAGCAGTTAACTTTAGAAAAATTCATAAAATAAAAAACACGGCATTAATTTATATGAAAACCTTAGATAATCCGGCAGCGGTCAGATTTGATGTTATCAGCGTTATGATAGGTGCTAAACAGTATCAAATCGAGCACATAAAGGGCGCCTTTGAGGGTTAATACCGCCTATGTCACTGCTTAGTGTAAATCAGCTCAGCGTTAGTTTTAAAATCGGCGGCAGAGATGTACGCGTTGTCAATTCCCTGAGCTTTGATATAAATAAAGGTGAGATATTTGGAGTTGTCGGTGAAAGTGGTTCCGGTAAAAGCATGACGGCTCTTTCTATTATGGGTATTTTGCCTGAAAATGCCAAAAGTGACGGACAGATTTTTTTTAACGGCGAGAACCTTGAACTTCTTAGCCCGCAAAGACGCAGAGCACTCAGGGGCAATTCAGTTTCCATGATTTTTCAAGAACCCATGACTTCCTTAAATCCTGTACTTACCGTGGGCTACCAGATAGCTGAAGTGCTGGTAACACATAAGTGTCTCTCATGGCGTGAGGCTAACAACAGGGCTGTTGAGCTGCTCAATGAGGTAAAGATACCATCTGCACAGCGCAGGGCTAAGGACTATCCCCATCAGATGTCCGGTGGTATGAGGCAGAGGGTTATGATAGCCATGGCAATTGCTTGCCAACCTGAGCTCCTTATCGCCGATGAGCCCACTACAGCTTTAGATGTCACTATTGCTGCTCAAATACTAAACTTGATACACTCTATTAAAGAAAATAAAAACATGTCTGTAATGTTTATAACACATGATTTGGGAATTGTCTCCGAACATACAGACAGAGTGGCGATAATGTATGCAGGCACAATCGTTGAGTCTGCAAAGACTGAGGAGCTGTTTAATCGCCCCTTGCATCCTTATACTATAGGACTTCTTAATTCAATACCAGGGAACAAGGGACAGCCCCTGGAGTCTATACTGGGCACAGTGCCGCGGGCTGACTGGCTACCCTGCGGCTGCAGGTTTTCAGACAGGTGCCGCTTTGTTCTGCCAAAGTGTTTGTCAGATGAGCCGGAGCTCAGAGACACCGGTGACGGCAGACTTCTCAGGTGTATCAGAAACGAAAGGCTGTCATCATAAGTTTTTATGGAAACTTTTTTAAAAGTAATATCGCTTAAAAAGCACTACGCAGTCGGCACCGGTGTCTTTAAAAAAACCGGCTATGTCAGAGCCGTTGACGGTGTTGACTTTACTATTAACAACGGCTCGGTGTTTGCCCTTGTCGGTGAAAGCGGCTGTGGGAAATCCACTGTAGCGCGACT includes:
- a CDS encoding tetratricopeptide repeat protein: MGSLVDSKWKQGDEITRRYEIIDIKAGGMGIVYLCYDRKFKKRVALKTLQERYLSSKTLSARFMWEAETWVRLEKHQNIVVAEYVTKIEDLPFICLEYIEGNEKYGAELKGWIRKGGIDLPGSVNFALQFCNGMVHASTKFKEMKRPFIYRDVKPANIMVTAERVLKITDFGLVKLALEPEAKADKKRKNDDEPEDFSLTQVGTIVGTPYYMSPEQWLCKELDVRADIYAFGCVFYEMITGNPPFAAATLDEIKQLHINVTPKPIPDLPARLSALIGTCLKKDKNKRYSDFSIIRDELNDMYHSFTGSRVYQDDKSVIKKSWELINKGISLFNLKYYNEALECFNAAIRLKASNPDAYRGRGSTYHALGKFDEAIKDFKDSLRLNPASAETYYNRGVTYFATGRNEKAAEDYTKAIELDENYAEAYFNRGVVLRKLGKLDEAVADYGEAIRVKPNYVKAYQSRGNAHFAMGNFEAAAADYKKAYKLNRNTLDALFNLALSSEHLGKNEEAILYWKLFISEAKNSPEQSAKVETARAHLQSLS
- a CDS encoding YraN family protein gives rise to the protein MNNVATGKQGEKLAGEFIKKLGYQILEKNYKNKIGEIDIIAKDGDCVVFIEVKTRLNDTFGMPVEAVNFRKIHKIKNTALIYMKTLDNPAAVRFDVISVMIGAKQYQIEHIKGAFEG
- a CDS encoding ABC transporter ATP-binding protein, which encodes MSLLSVNQLSVSFKIGGRDVRVVNSLSFDINKGEIFGVVGESGSGKSMTALSIMGILPENAKSDGQIFFNGENLELLSPQRRRALRGNSVSMIFQEPMTSLNPVLTVGYQIAEVLVTHKCLSWREANNRAVELLNEVKIPSAQRRAKDYPHQMSGGMRQRVMIAMAIACQPELLIADEPTTALDVTIAAQILNLIHSIKENKNMSVMFITHDLGIVSEHTDRVAIMYAGTIVESAKTEELFNRPLHPYTIGLLNSIPGNKGQPLESILGTVPRADWLPCGCRFSDRCRFVLPKCLSDEPELRDTGDGRLLRCIRNERLSS